A genomic segment from Clarias gariepinus isolate MV-2021 ecotype Netherlands chromosome 11, CGAR_prim_01v2, whole genome shotgun sequence encodes:
- the LOC128533101 gene encoding alpha-2-macroglobulin-like encodes MVKVTPAPSSDYTLKPSSDGVYSSCLCENGRKTFKWTLIPTVLGVLNVTVSAEAEQSQTVCDNEIVSVPERGRVDTVTQSLIVQAEGTEQMKSWSWLLCPQGNSLWEDLKLILPENVVEGSARASVSVLGDILGCALKNLDGLLEMPHGCGEQNSALLAPNIYILQYLENTKQLTTAIHEKATDFLKKGYQRQLNYKHRNGAYSTFGSGVENTWLTAFFLRIFGKAQRYIFIDPEILNSAKQWLIGMQSSDGCFMLQGSLFNNRMKGGVNDDVTITAYITLSLLELGITVQDPVVNKGLLCLKSSIGYVKNTYTTALLAYTFSLARENEVREQLLKELDNLAIRADARLHWSQSASDDFAVLSVEISSYVLLAVLTAGQLTAADLGYANRIVSWLVQQQNPYGGFSSTQDTVVALQALALYSTKVFGSDGSSTVTIKSVGGDNHTFNVNQNNRLLYQERSLQDIPGKYSIEVKGSTCVSVQAALFYNIPTPSETSFLSIKATTCRKSLREPLFLKFTITYSGPFKSTNMIIVDIKLLSGFTADPNELKKATFVKRVDSKNDHVIMYIEVLQRNVPISYECHIKQVLHVKNLRPAVIKVYDYYQTSDQSETEYTSPFGFHICSGHAGISLSICYRLFELLNDASSLHLYDVYMTYLYHPKFAGMWTGSCSISYDFANIARIYREKRTQFVDKTNVWRACGKAVCD; translated from the exons ATG GTTAAAGTGACTCCGGCCCCTTCCTCTGACTACACTCTGAAACCCTCTTCTGATGGCGTGTATTCATCCTGCCTGTGTGAAAATGGCAGAAAGACCTTCAAATGGACTCTGATTCCTACTGTGCTTG GTGTCTTGAATGTGACAGTGAGTGCAGAGGCAGAACAATCCCAGACTGTGTGTGACAATGAGATTGTGAGTGTTCCAGAGAGGGGCCGCGTTGACACAGTTACACAAAGTCTGATTGTACAG GCTGAAGGGACTGAACAGATGAAGAGCTGGAGCTGGTTATTATGTCCACAGG GTAACAGTCTTTGGGAGGACTTGAAGCTAATTCTTCCAGAGAATGTAGTAGAAGGATCAGCACGAGCTTCTGTTTCAGTACTTG GAGACATACTTGGCTGTGCATTAAAAAATCTTGATGGACTACTAGAGATGCCACATGGCTGTGGAGAACAAAACAGTGCACTCCTCGCCCCTAATATCTACATACTTCAGTATTTAGAGAACACCAAGCAGCTCACAACAGCTATACATGAGAAGGCTACTGATTTTCTTAAAAAAG gataCCAAAGGCAACTAAATTATAAACATCGAAATGGTGCATATAGCACATTTGGCAGTGGAGTGGAGAACACATG gttaactgctttttttttgagGATCTTCGGTAAAGCACAACGTTACATCTTTATTGATCCAGAAATCCTTAACAGTGCAAAGCAATGGCTTATAGGTATGCAGAGTTCAGATGGCTGTTTTATGCTTCAGGGAAGTCTGTTCAATAACAGGATGAAG GGTGGTGTAAATGATGATGTGACCATTACTGCCTACATCACTTTATCATTACTTGAATTGGGCATTACAGTGCAG GATCCTGTTGTAAATAAAGGGTTGTTGTGCTTAAAATCTTCTATTGGTTACGTGAAAAACACCTACACCACTGCATTGTTGGCCTACACCTTCAGCCTGGCTCGAGAGAACGAAGTTCGAGAGCAGTTACTAAAGGAGTTGGATAATCTTGCCATTCGAGCAG ATGCTCGCCTGCACTGGTCTCAGTCAGCATCAGATGACTTTGCCGTCTTGTCAGTGGAAATCAGTTCCTACGTGCTGCTGGCTGTTCTTACTGCAGGTCAACTCACTGCTGCTGATTTGGGCTATGCTAACAGGATAGTAAGTTGGCTGGTGCAGCAACAAAATCCTTATGGAGGTTTTTCCTCCACCCag GACACAGTTGTGGCTCTCCAGGCTCTGGCTCTGTACTCCACTAAAGTATTCGGTTCAGATGGCTCTAGTACAGTAACTATAAAGTCAGTGGGTGGAGACAATCACACCTTTAATGTAAACCAGAATAATAGGTTACTGTACCAAGAAAGATCATTGCAGGATATTCCTGGCAAATACAGCATTGAGGTGAAGGGCTCCACCTGTGTGTCAGTGCAG GCAGCACTTTTCTACAATATCCCGACACCATCTGAAACCAGTTTTTTGAGCATCAAGGCTACGACATGCAGGAAATCATTAAGAGAACCTCTGTTCCTGAAGTTCACTATCAC ataTTCTGGACCATTTAAAAGTACTAACATGATCATAGTGGACATCAAGCTTTTATCAGGGTTCACAGCAGATCCTAATGAA CTAAAAAAAGCCACATTCGTGAAAAGAGTTGACTCCAAAAATGACCATGTTATCATGTATATCGAAGTG CTCCAAAGGAATGTTCCTATCAGCTATGAGTGTCACATTAAACAGGTCCTTCATGTTAAGAATTTGAGGCCAGCTGTGATAAAAGTTTATGATTACTACCAAACAA GTGACCAGTCTGAGACGGAGTACACCTCCCCATTTGGATTTCACATTTGCAGTGGACATGCAGGAATCTCTTTGTCTATTTGCT atcgcctgtttgagctgttaaatgatgcatcgtctttacatctatacGACGTCTATATGACGTATCTTTATCATCCgaaatttgctggtatgtggacGGGAAGCTGCAGCATCAGCTATGACTTCGCAAACATCGCGAGAatatatcgcgagaagagaacacagtttgttgacaagacaaacgtttggcgggcgtgtggaaaag cagtttgtgactga